The DNA region AAAATAACGGATTCTAAATAGAGAACGTTGTATTCTTTTTTATACAAACACTATCAAAAAAGTGCTAATTTTCTATAGAAACTTTTGACGAATTTCTTGTCAAAATTTGGCTTGTCGATAACGTTTCTGAGGATGCTTAGATAGATGTGTGGGCGCGCCAagagagataggattaggaacgAAGATATGCGTGGTAAGGTAGGAGTGACTTCAGTGGTAGACAAGATGTGGAAAGCAAGGTTGAGGTGGTTCGGGCATGTAAGAAGGAAGAGCACAGATGCCCCGGTGAGGAGGTCGAGAGGTTGACAGTGGTAGATCTTATAAGGAGAGGTATAGGTAGACCTAGGAAGAATTGGGATGAGGTGATTACACATGACATAACTCATCTTCCTCAACCCAGGACATGGCCCTAGATAGAAAAATATGGAGGTTGTAGATTAGGGTAGAGAGTTAGTAGGTAGTCAGCAGAATTTCACTTTCTTTTGGGTGAGTATGGTTTTTGCTTAGAGCAACTTGGGCTCCCTTTTCTACTTATCAGTATCATTATTGACATTATATTACTATCTTATTCTTCAAAttgtgttattattgttgtttcttTTACTTGAGTTACCCTTCTGATTATTATTGTCAGTACTTTTCTTTTCTTCAATAATTTCACCATAGCTTTTACTTTTGTATTTGtcaaagcacttttttttttttgcaaacatTTTTTTAAGCTGAGGATCTATCGAAAACAATCTCTCTATCCCCTTCTCCCCTCCCCCTCCAAACAAGCTAGGAATAAAGTCCGTCACCAGCCTCAGACTCCACATAGTTGGATGATACTAggcatgttgttgttattgttggtaacGTTTTTGATGAATTCTCCATCGAAAATCTCTTACCGTCAAGTCAATTTTGATAGAATATCCATTAAATTAAAGATTTTCATGTAGTAACAcgtaaattgaaatggaggaagCATACATTTAGAAACTTTCTTCATTGTATGACGAACTGATTATGGGCCttggaagaaaaaaaaggaaaacaagtaaGCTTGAGCCAAGCTACGTGGTGAATTTGGAGGCTTTACATGTGGAATTTGAGATGATGCTGCTTACAAAGAAAAATTTTGTCACTATCTCCATATAGTCAATATATTGGATTCTTTTGTTAATCATTGTATCATTGTATCTCATTTTCAACATATTGAGGTAAGCGGAGAAGTGGCGAAGTATAATTCTGATAAAACCGACTCCAAAGAAATACGAAATGATGCCATACTTCGAAATTTAAACTTGTGACCTAAAATATAATAAAGGGATTTGATTAAACCCCTTCATTATTATTAGGAGGAAAGTGCACCAATAACTGTTTTTACGACTCCTATATAAGGAATAGTTGAAATATTTGAAGTCTTTTACTTTATTTCATAATCAACTTCTGACTATTGAATTTGAAGTTAAAATTATGAATCTGGAAGCTAAGTTAAGTTTTGCCCTCGAGTCTAAAGTTTAAATGTTGTTAGTTCTCGCAAAGCCTGATTTTATTGCACAGTCTGAAGTTGACCTGAAAGCTTAAAGAAGATGAAGAAGCAAAGCAATCTGAAGTTTGCCAAAATTCGCTATAttttaaatactttttaaaaactAATCATATTTTAAGTAGGAATACTCAAATTAAAGCGACTACGAGATGAGATGGAGAGGACATGTGGATGCATATATCAAACTACTCTTGTGTTTCAGCAATTTGTAAAAATTAGTCTGACAAAATTATAAGCAGGGGAGGAGACAGAAGGTATACTACAAGACAAAATTAATAATTTTAATGAAAATTTATATTTGtgttaaaaaatttatttaataaATATAATGTTTAGAACTCAATTACTAAGTACTCGTGTGATGAACTTCACTACTTTCTTCAATACATTGTACCAAATAGATACACTTGAAATATACTAATTTCAGCGGAAGATTTAGCCCATCGACCCCATATTAAGTTTCAAATTACAATACTTACATCGATGGAGATGATGAGGATGATATGCTGGACATATGCTTTGATAAGGTGGTTAAAGATGGGGATCTCTCATCTAAGCAACAAAGAAGTGAAAGCAACAAAAGCAAAAAGAAGACACATGGAAGACAGCATAGTTGCGATGGTAAGGTGAACGAGGAATTTGTTCCAAGGCACCTACCGATGCGACTGGCAAAGCAGAATCATATGACAGTGTCAACAACTTTAATAAGATCCAATAAATCTAAGAAGAAGTGATGAACTATCAAGTGTTGTTGGACAGATTTGAAGAAGAAGGCAAGAAGAAAATGCTTCAAGTTACTTTAGACGGGCAATCTATCTTTATtaggtcatacatatataaaataaAGTTTGAGGTTGGTAACTCAACTTtattcttgattttttttatttttgcattacTTAAGCATTCTCATTTGCAATATCATCATAGAGTGTATTATAAACTCTCTGATGATCATAGAATACCTAGTTTTCTCTAACTTTTATTTTCTTCATGTTTGTTAATTAGTAGAGGTTCATTACCTCATTAGGATTAGTCAGGTAAGGCCTACCCCCTTGCTTGTACTCTTCTCTTTGAGGTTTGCTTTTATTGATcatattataattttaaaaaaaaatacaatactTATTCGGGTGTTTACATCTAACTTAATAATTAATCTTAAGAATCGACAATTTATCATCAAAACACATATCACTTAACCATGTTAAGAAAAGTATATGCAAGATTGTATGTCTTACATTCGTTGAATTGATATAAACAACCGATACAAATAAATTTTAACCGAAAATATATTACGTACATGATAATACTCTGATTTTTTTCTACATTTTTTCATCAGCATATGGATGCATGTATCCTCAAAAATATCCCCGTTTTGCTGGACGTATTACGTAAATGGATGCATGCACCATGTACGTGTCCTAAAAAGTATTCTCCTTGTGCATCCAGCAAATGAGCTAGTATTTGTTTGGTCTTGAAGACAGCGGCACAATCACAGGAATAAAGAGGATTTAATTGAATTTTCTTCATCGCAAAGTCATACTATGCAGGTAAGGTAATAAATAAACTTTTGGGCACATACAtgaatttttaaaataaattttggcacatatgtgaatttttaattaaaatttgtaTGTGATTTTTCCGTATTCTTCACAATCTCTTTGCCAAAAATTCTTGATTTGTCACTGCTTGAAGGACATTCAACCAAAATACTCAAAGAGTAGCTAAAGGATAATCACGATGTAGCATCAATAGTCTAGCCCTATAGAGCGTAGCAATGAGGACCCTTGTTAGAATCCACATTGGTGTGAGAATGGACCATTTACCTCCTTATATAGTCTTGGATAGCTATCATCATGTGCTAATTATTGGAGTTGAATTAAGTCACGGATCCGTTgctaacatggtatcagagttaGACCATCCGAATTTTTGATTTACCTAATGTTGAGCCCTCATGTTATATAATTCACACTTCAAATGTCTAATCTTAAGCATGTCAGAAGTATTAAAGTCCCACATCAGTGTAGAAATGGGTTGTTTGCCTCTTTATATGATCTTGAATTCTTGAGCAATATAAACAGAAAAGCTAAACAGAACATGGATAAATGTCAATCTGAAATTCAGCTTTTGATCAATCCAGAATATTTTTGTAATAATAGCAACAAACAGAATTTGTTTTTGTCATGTAGATAAACTTAATTCTCAACTTTATGCGATGAGACATCTCAttttcaaccttttttttttcttttttctttttttgaatggATATCTTACAGTATATTGAAGGAAAATCCATAACAGCAAAGAGGATGATAGAACATGAATACATGATAGTATATATTTGTTGGCTAATCTGATCCTCTTAATGCATAACTACATTTTGAATGACGGTCATGCCCGGACCAGCTTCCGTGCACCTCGATTATTTCACTGGTACCTGATACCTCCTACCAGCATAAGTATAGGATAACCCTGTCTATCAAGGCTTATGCAAATGGGGGAAAATCACCTAACATTTTTTGCGTCATATGGGATTTTGAATCTGAGACCTCATGATTTTCCTCTCACTTCATTAACCACATCTTGAGAAGCCTCTTAACGCATTTACATCTTATCATAGAGAGCCCTAAATTCACGAGGGGGGAGGCCTGCAGATACATATAGGCTGATGAAGTTGAAAATGATAGCCCTCAATAAGGTTAAAAGAACCCCTAGCATATGTCTAAAGTCAAACTCTGGAGTTACTATGTGATTATATCTCAAAACTCTGAAGCAGAACTTCAACCTTTCTGCATCAAGATTATTAAACAGGAAACATGGCAAATGTTCTTCAATCACAGATTTCACCTGCCATATGTTGGCATCCTTGATGTCAGTGTAAGAACAGATCAGATTAGCTAGTCAGTTAACACTTCGATAGACACCTTAACTTGGCCTCAACCTGCAAGTAAATACCCCAACTGGCAAGTAAACACCCCAAACTTTGAGAATGCACATCTAGACACCTTAACTTGGCCTCAACCTGCAAGTAAATACCCCAACTAGCAAGTAAACACCTCAAACTTTGAGAATGcacatctagacacctcaacttggtTTAAGTTGGACCCGTAAACACACTTTTCCAGCAGATAACTTTAATTTAGCCGCGTCTAGATGTGGATTTTCAAAGTTGGGGTGTTTACTTGCCAGTTGAGCCCAAGTTAAGGTGTCTATCTACAACAACGACATACcctgtgtaatcccacaagtggggtcggGGAAGGGTcgagtgtacgcagatcttacccaCCTTGGGAGGTAGAAGGTGTAATTGTATCGCCTAGAGACCAGATGACCAATGTCAATTGTTGCAAAATTTGCAGCATATTATATGTTTAATTCTAGAACTTCAACATGTATGATGGCAGATAGAAATTACCTTATCAACTATACCAGAACTTCCATCAATGTCATCCTCCTGATATACTCCCTGTCCCAAATTTTTAGTCCTATACTCCTATTATAGGGTTATGCACAATAATTTCCAGTTTCATTATATGGAAAGTCTTAATACATTTTGATTATCCCAAAACTTTTCTGCAACCACTTTTACTCAACATAGATTAATCCTTAGTATATTAATATTCAATAAAAAAAAGTCTAAATATGACCAAATAAGTTTCTCAACAACTATTAAACAACTTaacaataaaaacaaatattaaaCAACTTATGTTTTTCAACTCTTTTAACAATCTGCGTCAAAAGTCAAAACATGACACGCAAATCAAAGTTGCACAGATGAACAAGAACCTGATTGTATTTTGTTTCCACACCGTTACCTATAATGAAGTATCACTAGTACAAAGTATAATCACCAAACAATGGACTAGCATTGACTTGCTCGGCATCGTGAGACATATATCAATGGCAGAATCAAACAACAATCTCGACAATCAGTTATGAGCATTCAATTTTTTttgcagaaaataccaacaaagatGATATCACCTAACATTCTTACCTTGAACTCTCACTGAAGACTGGCATTTCTCCAGCTCCAAATTGCAGATGAAAAAAGAAAACATGTGATGCACATCCCTCCAACTCCATTGAATTATCAGGAACTGTTGACTAGATGTTGATCATACCTCTGAATAAGGAGATCAAATACAATAAGACCTTTTTTTGCTAAGTAAAGGTATAAGGAGATCAAATACAATAagactatgttgctcggactcttcaaaaatgtcgacTAGTGCGTGTAGGATCTTCTAAAAGTAGTGTATTTTGGAGGACCCAATACGGGTGCGGtagcatttttggagagtccgaacAACATAGCAATAAGACCTATCAAGCAAATGAGGATAAAGGCTTTGGTATCATATTGCTTTGTGAACTCTACTAAGGAATTGTCCCAGATATAACTAATACTTCGATGAATTACATGGCCTCAGAATTTCTGAACATCATAAGAATTGCTACACTACAGGGTTTGCATAGCTTATGCACAATATGTTACAAAATTTGATAAACATACAGATGAATCAAACCTCACAACAAGAAATGATACATAACTCAGATGCAACTGGATACAATGAGCTCGAGCACATGAAAAGATTAGTCAATTCTGAAAACATGAGCTGTTGCCTATCACATTGTCACAGCAAATAAAATTCTTCTTATCTACTACAGTTAAAACATGTTCAGTTCAGAAGAAACTCAGAATACTGCACATGCTTTTAGATTTTATATCATGTATTCAGATTCAAATATGATAATCACAGAGGTTATACATGATAAACAAATTATGACAATAGTTAACGGACATAACTTCCTTTCACCGTTGGTAGTTGCTAGGCATTAATGGATGTCAACACTTTCAGTTGACAGATCAAATTGAAAAAACTGCTGCTATATAGTTCCAATTCTCTAACTTTTACTATAACTTGCTTCAATAATAGAGGAAAGAAAAGAGTGATACATTTAAAGGATAAAACGGGGGGGAAATGTGCTAAAGAAAAAGGACATTATTTGTCCTGTTTACCAATGTACACAAAGGAAAAAGACAGCTAAATTAGAAAAGAAGCTACTTAAACGGACTCCTCTGTTGCTGTGTGACTGGGAATTTTACAATATTCATTCTAAAAGTTGCAGAAAGTATATATCACCTCTCTTTATCTTTGTTTTGCTTAAGTAAATGGTAGCACTGTGTACAGTAGCACACAAAGCCTATGCAATTTTAAACTGACGAATGACCCCTATCATAATGTGCAACGAAGGATTTGTATACACAGCATCATTACAGCTAGCTAAGGCTAGCATCCAAGTGTTATTCTTGAAAAGTGAAACAAAAAGTATGGGGAGACTGTACAAGTATATCTTTCTGGAAGTTGTATGAACATAAAAGCAAATGGGGATAATCCACCTCTCCTATAGCGACTCGCAATCTCAGAAGGAAGATAAAAGAGACAGAAAAGTACAATCTGCTTCCAGCTAGAGTGCATCGATCAGGTAAAGCTAGTCTACATGCTAAATAGTTAGCTCAGACTTTGGAGTCAACAAGAGCAATGCCATGAACCTTTCAAGAACGAGCAAATGTTATTAACCATCTTGACGTGCAGCTTGCTTCTGGAGCAAAAGATACTTCAGATCTCCATAAGTTCCAGCAAGATGGAACCAAAACCACCAGACAAACTAATATGGAAAAATTCTAGTGTTTGTAGAATACAATGTCACGACTGCAGTTGGCCTTAATAGCTTCTTCTAAACCTTGTACACGGTCAAAATCAACTTTGAATGTAACCATGGTGACTCCATCTTTCCCGGTATCATAATCCTGCTTGATATCTTCTGCTTGGAAAGACTGTAACTGCAAATCCGGAAACAGATTCTCAGAAATGCATTAACGGAAGTAAATGCGTTCCAATTATGCTCTTGAAGCATCCAGCTTTTGATTAAGAGAATGAACCGAAAAAAGAACGAAACTGAAGAACCAAAAACTATTACCGAATAGCGCAACATTGACAAATATTACTGTAGTATCTTTTTCACACATAAGATCAAAATTACCTGATGGTATAGAACTCCTAATAATTCAAAAGTAACCTCCAAGCCCATCGGGACCTAAAACCAAAAAGTATTGCTTAATCAATGTTTGGTCTCAGGTTTATGCTAAACGCACTGAACGAAATGAGAAAAATAGAATCAACATTGCAAGTGGAGTTGAAACTATGTTTATACTTTAGATTTTATGAGAAATGTAGGAGCATTTCGCAAACATTCTGAAGTTACTCCTCCATAAGCTCTAACTAGACCTCCAGTGCCAAGTTTAATTCCTCCAAAGTGCCTGCAATTTagaaaatcaacaagataaagaTACATGCATGCTTTCACTTCTTGCAAACATTTCCCAGTTTAGGCACATGAAATTTTTTTAACCTCAAGAAAAGATGCAAATCTAATTTACATCTCCTCATAAATTATGAACAATTTGGGTACCTGATCACAACAACCATGATTCTATCCAATCCTGAGGATGCAATTGCAGAATGTATCGGCTTGCCAGCAGTACCGGAAGGTTCGCCGTCATCATTAGTCCGATATTGTTCTCCAACCTAAATAGAATGAACGATAATATTTTTTGCATGGTAAGGTAAGAGCCAAGACTGATATAAACAAATCTGGAGAAACCTAAAACTAGAGAGACGCTATTTCTTATTTGTCCGTGTAAGGATAAGCAGTTATGATCAAATGGAAGCAATTATAACCCAAAATGCTAGTcactaaggggttgtttggttcaaAACTAGGTTATCCTGGGATGATAATCAGGATTATCTATCCCACTTTTTATATGGGATTTATAATCCCATGACTGTGGTATAAAATTTATCCTGGTTATAGATAATACCCAACCAAACACATGATAGATTCAATCCAAATTTTATACTAGGATAACCCACTTAATCCCTCCAACCAAACGATCCCTAAGTCAACCATATGAGTCCCAATCAACCAATGTATCAACTACACTTCAATTATAATACCAGTAGCATACACTTAATAGTGTTTCAACAAGTGTAGCTGTTTTTTTAGGCTTAATACATTGACACCCCTTAAACTGGCCAGCAattttcatttagacactcgaactacGGTTTATTCCAATTGAGCTCCTGAACACATGATACAGCGTTCCTATTAGACACCTTCGGTTCAAATTTTCAAACTTTTTT from Lycium barbarum isolate Lr01 chromosome 10, ASM1917538v2, whole genome shotgun sequence includes:
- the LOC132614847 gene encoding uncharacterized protein LOC132614847 — its product is MSASWLLFFTPISKLNHHFYLRNNFKQMVTTSSSNPNRGAFTTLKERVIFEKEIKKSKFIAIAGHIPDERSAQSFLSEVRDPRATHNCWAYKVGEQYRTNDDGEPSGTAGKPIHSAIASSGLDRIMVVVIRHFGGIKLGTGGLVRAYGGVTSECLRNAPTFLIKSKVPMGLEVTFELLGVLYHQLQSFQAEDIKQDYDTGKDGVTMVTFKVDFDRVQGLEEAIKANCSRDIVFYKH